Within Magnetospirillum sp. WYHS-4, the genomic segment ATCTGAAGGCCATCCTGGGCCGCTATTTCGGCGGGGCCGACCTGACCGGCTTCTGCGCGACCTCGGACCGGCCCGAGGATATCCCCATCGAGGAAGACGACTTGCGGACCCTGCTGCTCGATCACCGCGCCCGCGGCGACGCCATCGAGGAATGGATGGCCGCCCTGGTAGCCCATGCCTGCCGGCGCTCCGACCACCTGTGGCAGGATCTCGGGTTTTCCAGCCGCAAGGATGTGACCACCCTGTTGCAGCGGCATTTTCCCGGCCTCGCCTTGCTCAACGTCAAGGACATGAAATGGAAGAAGTTCTTGTACAAGCAGCTGTGCGAACGCGAGGATATCAGGATCTGCAAATCGCCCAACTGCGAGGACTGTTCCGACCATGACAGATGTTTCGGTGCGGAGGACGGCGATGCGTTTCCCGATCGCGGCTAGAGCAATTCCGGCTTTGACGGAATTGCTCATCGCTCCGCCCGGAGGGCGGGCGGCCAAAGGCAGACCCGAGAGCCTCATCCGTCTTCTCGGGATCGGCGCTAGCCTGGCGTTCGCCCTGCTGCTGGGCGCCTGCAAGCAGGAAGGTGGGCATTTGAAGAACGGCGACGCGGCCCCCGCCTTCACGGCGACGCGCCTGGACGGCACCCCTTTGCGCTTTCCCCAGGACGTGGCGGGCAAGGTGGTGGCGGTGCGCTTCTGGGCCGACTGGTGCGCCTTCTGCCGCGAGGAGATGACGGCCATCGAGCCCATCTTCCTGGCGCGCAAGGACCAGGGTTTGGAAGTGCTGGCCGTCAACGCCGGCCAGAGCCGCGACAACGTCGAGAAGTTCGCCAAGAAAATCGGCGTGAGCTATCCGGTCCTGGTGGACGAGGGCTCCGGCGTGGCAAGGTCCTATCGGGTGATCGGCCTGCCGACCACCTTCCTGATCGGCCGCGACGGTGCCGTGAAGGGGCGTATCCTGGGAGAATCCGATGCAGCGGTTCTCGACCGCATGCTCGCCGATCTGCTGCAAGGGGGGTAGGAATGGCGGAAGAGCCGGCATGCGATTTATGTGGGTTGGATATTACAGGTCCGGAGTATAAAATCCGGACTCAGGGGCGCGTCCTGCGCTTCTGCTGCGAGGGGTGTGTCGGAATCTACCGGATGCTGAACGAGGTCGAGGAAGTCCCCGGCACGCCGGACGACGGCAAAAACGCGTCCCTGGAAGGAGAGACAAGATGACCGAACATTTGGCGAAGGCCGCCGAACACGCCGGCAAGGCCGTCCAGCACACGGGCACGATGATGATGACCGCCGGCACCGCCGGCTACATGATGGGGCAGAGCATGTTCAAGCGTCTACTGACCAATCCCTTGGTGATGTTCGCCGCCGGCGCCGCCGTCGGCTACTACGGCTTCAAGTACCGCAAGGAAATCGCCGCCGCGGTCGCCAAGGCCTCCGACATGGGCCGCGACTTCGTCCTCGAACAGAAGGAAAAGCTTTCCGACATGGTCGAGGAGACGCGGGAAGCCGAAGAGGGGGGGGCCGCCAAGGCCAAGAAGTAGCCGGCCATGCCGCGCAAGAAAAAGGAACCGGGTACCCGTCTCCAGGACCGCGTGGTGCTGCGCCACCGCTCCGAGGGTCATCTGCGCTTCCAGATTCCTCCGGAACTGGCGACGGCCCAGGCCGCCGCCAGTCTGGAGGAAGGCCTGCGCGCGGTGGAGGGCGTCTACCGGGTGACCGTCTACCGGGGGGCGCGCAAGCTGTCGGTGCGCTACCAGGAAACGGTCTGCGGAGTGCGCGATGTCGTGCTCGCCCTGGACGCCCGGATCGACAGGGTGGCGGCGACGCCCGTCCAGGCCGAACCGCCCCCGCGCCCGCTCAAGGAGAGGGTGGAATCCTTCCTGCGCCTGGATGGCCTCAAGGCCAAGGTCGAGGATCTGAAGATGAAGGCCGGCGTCGCCGCCGCCGTGATCTCGGCACGCGGCGGTTTGCCCGTGAAGATGCCGGCCAACATGGAAGGTCTGGCCATCAACTTCCTGAACGACCTGGTGGCTTTCTACCTCATCAAGGTCCACTGGAACCTGGTCACCCAGCAGTGGCTGAAACAGCCTTTCAAATTCCGCAACGCCTGGCTGACCGTGTTCTACCTGGTCTTCCTGATGGTGCGCTACCGCAAGGCCGGGCAGGCCAAGGCCTTGCCGAAACCGAAGGGCTGACCGCTTGGAACCGCGCCACTTCGCCATCGCTCATGGCTTGAAGCGCCGTGTCCGGATCGTCTCGCCCCTGCTGCGCGACGATGCGGAACGGGCCTACGTGCTGGAAATCCTGTTGCGCAAGAATCCGGGCGTGAAGAAGGTCCGCGCGGTGCCGGAGATCGGCTCCTTGGCCATCCACTTCGACCCGCGCACCCTGCCCCGTCCCCGGCTGCTGGCCCAACTGGACGCAGTACTGGGCAACCTGGGACAGGGTAAGCGGCCCGGCAAGTCCAAGCCGGCGGCGACGAGCGAGGAAATCCGCGAAGTCACGGTGGCGGTGGAGGGCATGACCTGCGCGTCCTGCTCGCTGCTCATCGAATTGCAGTTGAACCGCGATCC encodes:
- a CDS encoding TlpA family protein disulfide reductase; its protein translation is MTELLIAPPGGRAAKGRPESLIRLLGIGASLAFALLLGACKQEGGHLKNGDAAPAFTATRLDGTPLRFPQDVAGKVVAVRFWADWCAFCREEMTAIEPIFLARKDQGLEVLAVNAGQSRDNVEKFAKKIGVSYPVLVDEGSGVARSYRVIGLPTTFLIGRDGAVKGRILGESDAAVLDRMLADLLQGG
- a CDS encoding nitrogen fixation protein NifQ, whose product is MGGSLYTWLMKRVTGGPLDAFDAHCLASTIAARCEEPQGTLAARLGLAEEDLKAILGRYFGGADLTGFCATSDRPEDIPIEEDDLRTLLLDHRARGDAIEEWMAALVAHACRRSDHLWQDLGFSSRKDVTTLLQRHFPGLALLNVKDMKWKKFLYKQLCEREDIRICKSPNCEDCSDHDRCFGAEDGDAFPDRG